The following nucleotide sequence is from Paenibacillus odorifer.
ATCACCGCATATCTTAATCACAGCATTGGATTTAAAGTGAATGGTGCAGCTTATACGCCTGTTGATAATAAAGGTAACACATTAGCTCCGATTACTTATAACAATACAACCTATCTTCCTGTACGTGCCTTGGCTGATGTGTTGAAGGTGCCAGTGACTTTTGATGCGGCAGCGAATCAGGTCATTCTGGGTACTGGAACTGTGGTGCCGGATAAAGATACATTAACACCAGTACAGTACAGCAACGCTCAAAAAGAACAAATTTCTAAAGCTTTTGCAAATTTCGATGGGTTTAAAACGGTTTATGCACCAGCACAAATGGTGAGTGGAGACGCTTATCAAAAGGCAGCTAGCTCTGAAGATGGAGTGTACTTTTTGTTCAACCATATGAGGGTGAACGTTTCTCCACGTGACTACTCCTATGATTACAAAGGCGATACCGTAAAGCTCTCCAATGGTACAGAAGCTAAGTGGTACAGCCCTACCAGCGATTCATTGTTTTTGACCTATAAACTGGATGATCGTTTTGTGACGATTAGTTCTCCAGACAAGGCTTTGAGCAAGGCGCAATTAGAGAAGGTAGCCGTGAATGTGGTGAAATGGAGTAAATAACTCCTTTAAAAACAAAGCTCAATTTACAAAAAGTAAAGCAGCAAGTCACTCCGATCCGGGAGGGCTTGCTGCTTTTTTTGTTTTCGTGTCCGCGTGTTCTATTTACTGTGCTGTTTATTAGGCAGCTTTTGGCTTGGTGTTCCTTTACCGTGATTCTGTTTGTTCTTTTCTGCTTTCTTCTGGGTGTCGTGTACTTTGTCTACAAAAGCTTGAGTATCATCCATGTTTGTCCTCCTTGATCATAACCTTGCCGTTACTGTAACCACTTTTGCCTGATTAAATACACAAGCCGTTTTTACAAACTAGTGGATTAATCCGTACATTGTGAAAATATTTAGTAGTTACTATGAATGGATGCAAGCATTTCATAATAACAGTAAGGGAGACTGATTATGAACAGGTTATTTAAACAAGCAGTATCCATGACACTAGCCTTCGTTATGGTACTGGGACTTACATTTACAGGAATGCCAGCTTTTGCAGAAGACAGCAATGAGGATGCTGGATTACTGCAATTACAAACGCTAGAGCCAATTACACTACTGGCGGGCAATTCTACATGGAAATATCTAGATAACGGAACGGATCAAGGTTCGGTATGGCGGTCTGTTTACGATGATTCTACATGGGCATCAGGCCAAGCGCCGCTTGGTTATAAAGATTCTGGGGCCGGAGTCAGCAGCAAGCAATTTGGTGCTCTGAATACAAATATAAGCTACGGTTCGGATAAAAAGAAGAAATATCGTACTTCCTATTTCCGTACAAATGTAACTGTGAATAAGGAAGAAATTACAAAATCGGATAAAGTATTGGGTAATTTTGCATTTGATGACGGAGTTGTGCTGTATCTGAACGGTGCAGAAATCTACCGCGAGGCTATGCCAGCTGGTGAAATCGACTATCAGACACTTAGTACAACTAATGGCAGTGATCCAAATGAGTATACAAAGGTTGACCTAACGGAAATCGTAAAAGCCAATCTGAAGGATGGAAGTAATGAGCTTTCAGCTGAAGTTCACCAGACGGGAGACACTAGCTCTGACCTTTATTGGGATATGAGCCTGATTGCTTATCCTGTAGTGGAGACAGTAGAACCTGGAGTTGGGAAGCCAGATTCTATCGCAATTACTTTTAATGGCAACCCGCAGACTAGTATGGGATTTAACTGGTATGCACCTGAAAGTGTGACTGGCACCAAACTGGAAGTGGTAGAAGCTTCTAAATTGGAGAATGGCCAGTTTCCAGCGGCAGGAGCTCAATTGTATGAAGGAACATCCGTTACAACTAGTGTGTATATGACAAAAGCGGATAAATCAGCTAAAAAACCACTTGTGCTAACCAGCCATAAGGTAATAGCGGATCATCTGCAGCCGGGCACGGAATATGCTTACCGTGCTGGAGATGGACAAGCTGATAATTGGAGCGACGTAGGAACTTTTAAGACAGAACGTTCCAGCAACCAAGCTTTTAAATTCCTATATACAACGGATTCCCAAGGAACAACTGAAGAAGATTTTGATATCTGGAATCATACCCTTCAAGAAGGATTAGCTAAATTCCCGGAAAGTGAGTTTATTCTGAATTCTGGTGATTTGGTGGATAACGGTGATATTGAGGAGCAATGGGGATGGTTTTTCAATAAGCCTAAGGATATTTTAGCGAATATTCCGTTGGTGCCTTTGGTAGGCAACCATGAAAGCAAAAATTATAGCAATTATAGCTCTCATTTTAACTTGCCGAATGTATCGAATACAGGTGCGAAACCTGATGGTTCTGTATATTCTTTTGACTACGGTTCAGCGCACTTTATGGTAATTAATACAGAATATTATGGTGCAAGCTCGAATCTTGAGAATAACGAAATTTACAATAAACAAGTGGAGTGGCTTCGGAGCGAAGCGGCAAAAAGCAATCAGAAATGGAAGGTTGTGCTTCTGCATAAATCTCCTTATTCCGTTGCCAATCACACCAATGATACAGATGTACTCTTTTACAGAGCGCAATTAACGAAGGTGTTTGATGAGCTTGGTATCGACATGGTAATTGGCGGGCATGACCACACCTTTGCTAGAAGCTATCAGATGTACAACAACAAGCCATTGACGGATATTGTTCCGGACTCAAACGGAGTAGTAACTGATCCTAAGGGTACTTTATACCTGATTACAAATGCAGCGGGCAATAAGAAATACAACGTAGCTTCAGGAACATTCCCTTTTGCAGCTAAATACGGACAGCCTGGCAAGGAAATGTTCACGGGGATGACGGTAACGAATGATGAGCTATCTTACGAAGCCTACACCACAACAACTGGTGGTTCTACAGACTTGTATGATAACTACAGCATTCATAAATCGGAAGTAGCAGTTAAACCTGTGCAAAATGCAAAGGCTACTGCAGCAGATGGTGGTAAAATAACGTTGACTTGGGATGCGCCAGCTTCCGGTGCACCAGTGTCTGGATATCGAATTTATGAGCAAAATGATCTGGTATCCGCAAATTGGATGGTCAGTGTTCCTAATGAAGAAGGTAAAACTTCTTATACTTACACTGTAGAAAATACTAATCCAAACCAAACCTATCAATTTGTTATCAAAGCTGTAAGTGAAAGAACAAATTCAGAAGCTGCTATCGCTTCAACGGATTCGATTAAAAAAGTTACAGTTACCTTTAATGGCGATCCAGTGAGTGCAAAAGGATTCACTTGGTACACAGCGTTGAAGTCTACTGGAAACGATCTGCAGGTTGTAGAAAATACGGGCGTTACTCCAGACTTTGCTAAGGCTGCTGAGTTTACAGGACGTTCGGCGGTTTCCAGAAATTCAAAGGATGAATTAGTTCATAAAGCGGAAGCTTCTGGCCTGAAAGCTGATACAAAATACTACTTCCGTGTAGGTGATAAAGCACTAGGCCTGTGGAGTGCAGTGGGAACTTTTGAAACTGCCGCTAAGACAGGAGCATTTACTTTCATCGATTTGGCTGATACACAGGCTAAGACCGAAGATGAAGCGATTCTTTCCGGTGAAACGATGGCAAAAGCACTTACGACGTTCCCGAATGCTGAGTTTGTGGCGATTAACGGAGATATCGTAGATACCGGAACTAATGAATCACAATGGAATTGGTTGCTTGGTCATTCGCAGGATACCCTGCTTAACACGACCATCGTGCCTGTTGCGGGGAATCATGAGGATAAGGCAAATGCCTTCTATGAGCACTACAATATTAAGGAAGCACCGGGCTCTGCAACAGAAACTGGAGCATATTATTCCTATGACTACAGCAATGCTCACTTTGTAGTCCTGAATACAAATGAGAATTCCGATGAATTTGCTAACTTCAGCCAAGCACAGTTGGATTGGATGAAGGCTGACGTAAAAGCAGCGAAGGCTGCTGGTGCGAAGTGGATTATCGTAGCTATGCATAAAGGTCCATACACAACCTCTAACCATGCTACTGACAAAGACATTATGGGTACAAATGGAGAAAGAGCGAAGGTTGCTCCAATGATGGCTGAACTGGGCATTGACTTGGTTCTTCAAGGACACGACCATATTTATGCCCGGACCAAGCCAATTAAAGCTGATGGAACTGCGGCAGACACAGTGAAGATCAAGGAAAGCTTCAATGGTCAAACTGTAGAGTACACAGTAAATCCAGATGGAACGATTTATCTGATCCCAGCTACAGCGGGAGCGAAGGTTTACTACAAGAACATGAAACCAGAATTGGGAGATGCGTATTATAATCTCTTCGAAGTAGCAAATGAGAATACAGCAGCAAAATACGGACCGGACCCAAGTGATGCTACGCGTCCAAAACGCGGTCAAGTTCAGACCTTTGTAGGTATTACTGTAGATGCTGGCAAATTAACAGCTGTATCTTATGAGATCGATCAGAATATTAATGATGCTAAACCGTACGTTCTGGAAGAGTTCGGTATTCTTAAAGAAGCAGATCCGGAAGTAAATCCAACACCAGAACCGACAACAACGCCGACAACGGAACCGACAACAGCGCCAACGACGGAACCGACAACGGCGCCAACGACGGAACCGACAACAGCGCCAACGACAGCACCAACAGCAGCACCAACAACAGGATCATCAACAGGTCCAGTGGCAACAACAAAACCGACAGCAACACCAACGCCAACAGTAGCACCAACAGCTACACCAGCACCAACAACGGTGCCTACACCATCTGCAACGCCAGTAGTCAAACCATCATTGACGGATACTGGCAGCCATTGGGCAGCAGCGGCTATTGAGAAAGCAGTAGCAGGGGGCTTCGTTAGCGGTTATCCGGATAATACTTTCCGCCCTAATCAGAAAGTAAATCGGGTTGAATTTATCACTATGCTGGCTCGTGCCCTGCAATTGCCGGACAGTGGTAACACTTCAAGCTTTAAGGATTCAGCGAAGATTCCGGCATGGGCTAAGTCCTTTGTAGCTCAGGCAGTAGCTTTGCAAATTATCAGCGGCTATGACGATGGTACCTTCCGTCCTACGCAGGAGCTTACTCGCACTGAATTAGCAGTTATGGTTGTTAGGGCTCTGGGCATTACAGTAGATCCAAAAGCGACCTTAACCTTCAATGATGCTAAGGATGTACCCGCATGGGCAGTACCATATATTGCGGCAGCAGCAGACGCGGGCATTGTGAATGGCATAGGACAAAACCGTTTCGCACCTAACCAGGTAGCGTCCCGGGCCGAAGCAGTAACAATCATTCTGAACTTGCTTGAGAAGCAAGGAAAGTAACTAAATCGGATGGTTTGAAAAAAGATTGCCTCAAGGTCATCGTTGATGACGGAGAGACAATCTTTTTTTCGTAGCTGGGTAGTCTGAGGGAGGGCGGCGATACGGCGGAGTGGCGTGAAAGAGGGGCAAAAGTGCCTCTGATTTGAGCGAATACGGCGGAGTGGCGGAGATAAGAGGCAAAAGAGGCCACGCTTCTTTATCCTCTTTATATTTTCAACCAACATATGTTTAACAACCCACTCATTGCCAGGATATCGATCCCTGCTGGCGCGATAATCTTTAATTTATCCAGCATATCTTTAATTTTGCGGCTATTTGTAAGGAAAGATCTGGGTTAGATTAGGGTGGACTAATCAAAGTAAGACAGGGGGGGTGCCGACAAATATGAATGCGCTTGCACATATGTGGTTGGATACAGAATGTGCAGGCAGAAGAGGGTAGGAGCGGCAGAGGGACGGGATAACAGAAGTAATCTACTTGCTGTTCGGCGATATACTGAGCACACATTACGCTTCATGGATGAGAGTAACCGAAACAACTACAGGACGAGGAGAGTGGAAAATGAACCTTCACACCGGTAAAAAGGCGCGTCGTAAGCTGACATCAGCTGTTCTGGCGGCAGCTTTGCTAGTTTCAGGACTTCCCCTAACGGCTTACGCCGGCGATACGTGGCCTTTTACAGGAGACAGTGCGCCGGGTGCCAATCAGCCTAATGTACATGGATATACGAGCAGCCATATTGCGAACTGGAGTCCGGCAACTGATCCGGATGCAGAGCTGTTGAGATCGCGGGTGCCGCTGCAGAAGCGGAATGCCCCATTTGCTGCAACCCAAGCTAACCCAGCGCTTAGCGCAGACACACAGATGATCAACGTTGCTGGCGACTACGGGAATGCTTTTATTGAGAACGCGCCGTATACGAACAAGTTTGCGCAGTATCATTTTAACTTTTGGCAATATATTGATTACTACTCCTATTGGCACGGTACAGCAACTGCGTACACCCCGCCGGAATATTATGGTGAATTGGCCCAGAAGGACTGGCAGCAAAAATGGTTCGAATTCGGCATGCTGAATATCCCGAACCCTACCTACACCGATGCAGCGCATAAGAACGGCGTGCTGTCATTGGCGGGAATCTTTTTTTCCAATAATGACCGTGGACAGCAGACGTACAAACAAATGATAGTTAAAGACGAGAATGGTAATTTTCCGGTGGCGGATAAACTGATCGAGATGGCCGGATATTTCGGGTTTGACGGTTATTTTGTAAATCAGGAAGAGATGAATCCGAATGTCGCGACCCAGGATATCCCCGATTACATCGCTTTTATGAAGGTGCTGCAAGAGGGCGGCCTATATGTACAGTGGTATGACTCTCTGAACACCAATACCGGTGCTAATGCGTTCGCCCGGACGATTAATGATACCAATATCTCCTTTTTAGTGGATAAAAGCACCAAGGAACCCGTCTCCAATTCGTTTTTCTTCGACTACGGGGCTGGCAATACACAGATTACCAACGCGGCTAATTACTTAAGCAATCTGAATGCCAGTCTGGGAACAAGCTACAACTTGTTTGACGTTGGTTTTGCAGGGCTGGAAGCAGGCCGCGACCGGTTCAAGTCCGTTAACGGAACAGCGTTGATGAACAAGCTGGACAGCAATGGCTTGCCACGGCTCAGCTTGGCTACACTCGGTGCGGACTTCGTTCATGCCGGTCTGGATGAGGACATGAACCTGTCTTACCCGGTCTCGCACAGATCCGAAAATGACTACCAATGGATGACAAAACTGCGTGAGCAGCTATGGTGGTCAGGCCCGAACGTGGACCCTAAGAATACGGTCAAATCGGCAACCAATACTGTTTCCGATGTTTATGCCGACAACCGTTACTGGCCGGGAATCTCCTCCGTCATTGCGGAGCGTTCGGTAATTAAGGACAAGAACTTTTACACCAATTTTAACACTGGACAGGGCTTGTCCTATTCCGTGAACGGTGAAGTATCGAACCCGGATGAGTGGTCTAATATGAGCCTGCAGGATATCCCGGTGACTTGGCAGTGGTGGCAGGATACTGCTGGCAATAAGCTTACTGTAGATTTTGATTATGGACCGGAGTACAACCTTGCGGGCACAAACCGGTACAACTATGAGCAGATCGGTGCGTATAACGGTGGCAGTTCACTGGTGGTGAACGGCAATCTGAATGCGAAGAACTTCTTGCGTCTGTACAAAACAGAGCTGGAGGTCAATGGCAACTCCAAGCTGTCGATCAGCTTCAATAAGCCATCTGCCACGGATGCTTCGGCGATGGCGGTAGGACTCATCCTGGCTGATGATCCGAATACCGTAGTAGAGGTCGCTATTCCAAACAGTGGTCAGCACTCGGAAGGTTGGGTGACAAAGGAGTTGGACCTGAGTGCATACGCGGGTCATAATATTGCAGCCCTTGGACTGGTCTTCGATCCCGGGCAAGGAACAGCGTCCACCTACCAGATGAACGTCGGACAGCTGCGCGTTTATGACGGGTCTGCCGTAAAGCCCGCAGCTCCTGCGGAATTAGCAGTTGCGGAAGCTTTTACAGATACAGGTGAAATGGTTGTGAAGTGGAAGCTAGATCCCGATTACACTAAGATCAAGCAATATAATGTGTACGTGAATGATGTATTTATGGGCGGCAAATACGATGAGGTGTTCTATCTGAAGCATCTCCCGGTGAAATCCGGAACCCTTAAAGTGGTTGCAGTGGGTGCGGATGGAGTGGAGGGCGAAGCGGCATCGTTGGCTTTTGATCTGGATGCGGCGGTTTCCGGAGTGAAGGTGGATTCAAGCGCGGACGGGGAGTTGACTGTGAACTGGACGAACTCCGCCCAAGCTTCCGGTGACATTACCGTTCGAGTGCAGTCCTTGAATTGGATTACGACATCCGAACCGGTGTCACAGCAAGTGGTTGTCCCGGCAGGTGCAAGCACTGCGCTGTTCACGGGGATGCCGGTAAACGGCGATGATTACATTGTCACCGTTACCGCAGGCAACACCGATCCAGTCTCGGTCAGCGGCCGGTTCATCGACACGGTCGCGGAACCTTACGCGGAAGAATGGTCCTGGACGGACGGTAAGCTGAATCTGCCGATGCCGAATACCAGGGACTGGCGGTATATGTATGTGTATGAAGATGGGAATCCGAAATCTTTTGCCACAACGTATAGCTCTGGCAATAAGCCGATGATTATCCGTGGACGGACAACTAAGGCGAGCTTAAGCTTTACCTCGACGGCAAAAGTTGTGCATGTGGTGATGGAGGATTATGCAGGCAACCGCTCCAAACCGGTCTATCTGAAAGGCAGCTATCCCGTTCTCTTTGATGCTAATGGGGGTGAACCAGCAAATACTGTGGCCGAGGCTGTGTATGGCACTTTGCTCTTGGAGCCTACGGGCATTGCCAGAGAGGGCTATGACCTGGAAGGCTGGTACGTTGGAGAAGGAGAAGGTGCGCGAAGATGGAATTTTGCCGAAGATCTAATAACCGGAGAACTGAACTTACAGGCGAAGTGGGCCTTGCAAGCTCCAAAGGTGCAGATCGTAGGGGAAGGCTCCTTCCGTGAAAATACGTCCGCGACACTAACGGCAGTTGCCACTGGCGCAGGGCAGCTGACTTATGCCTGGTATGCGGACACAGGCAGCGGTTATGGAGATGCGTTGGGAATGTCCGCCACCTATACTATCCCTGCTTTGACTACCGGGATGGATGGCAATAAGTACAAGGTCATCGTCATCAATGAATCTGGTGACAGCAGTGAAGCAGAGTACACACTTAACGTAACTCCGGCTGAAGCACCATGGGAAGCGCCTGATTTCATAACCGATCTTCCTTCTGCACTTGATGTCATTGCTGGTGAAGAAGTGAAGCTGTTCGTACAGATCCGCGGGGATGTGGAATCGGTTCGCTGGGAGACGAAGGCAGCAACCGCAGAGGAATGGACTGTAGCGGAGAGCGTGACTTCGGCGGTATACGCATTTACTGCTTCTGAAGCAGACAGCGGTACGCAGTTCCGTGTGGCTCTGACTGGAAAAGAGGGAACGGAGCCTTCAACAAGAACCGGTAATGAACTTACGGTGACAGTACATCCGGCACCGGATGCGCCAATTATCACCGCTTATAGCGTAGATAAGAATCCGGCAGCTGTAGGTGATAAGGTGTCTTTTGCCGTAGTGGCTTCTGCAGTTTATGGCGAGTTAAGCTACCAATGGTTGAAAAACGGGCAGGCCGTTGAAGGCGCTGTGGAGCGTGATTATACGATTGCTTCTGCAAAAGAAACAGACAGCGGCGAATACACGGCCGTAGTCACCAACACCAAAATACTGAATGGCCGCCCTTATACGGCTGTTCAAAAGAGCGGGATTATTGATTTGGAGGTCCACAATACTCCTGTATCTACACCGCAGCCGACATCGGCTCCAGGGACAGGTACGGGAACTGGCGGAACGACTCCGGCAGCGACAGCAACGCCGCTTCCAAGTCCGACTAGTGCAACATTGACTGTTCCAGCAAGTGCACTCAGTACATCTACTGAGAACGGAAAAGTGACGGTAAATGTGCCGGCAGGCGTTACAGCTATCGAGCTGCCTGTGAATGCAGGTGAATTGCTAGGGATCCGTCAACTTGAATTGGCCGCCTCGGGAACCACACTTGGTATTGCGCCGGAATTGCTGGTGCAATTGAAGGCTCTGCTTAATGAAGCTCAAGCTTCAGGCAGCAAGATTCAGGTGAAGCTCAGCCCGGAAACTTTGAACATGAGCACACTGAAAGCAGAGCGTGGGGTGGTCTTGCGGGGTACGGGGATGACGTTTGATCTGAGCATCATCGCGGGGAATGGTACATCTAACCGTCTTCCAAGCTTCAGCAAACCAGTAACCATACAATGGAGTGCAGCAAATACGGATTATAATACTAATTTGCTTGGTTTATATGCTATTGCTGAAGGGGGTTCGCTTACCTATCTCGGCGGAGTATACGCGAATGGCTTCCTGCTAGGAGAGTTTAGCGGAACAGGCAGGCTGGCTGTGCTGGAGTACAATAAATCCTTCGCTGACGTTCCGTCTACCCATTGGGCTGCGGACACTATCCGCCAGCTGGCGGCTAAACATCTGATACAAGGCACTTCCGAAAATGGATTTGAGCCCGCCCGCAGTATTACAAGAGCGGAATTTGTGAAGCTGCTGGCTGGCGTGCTGGGACTGCAAGCTCAGGCGGAATTGAAATTTAGTGATGTGCCATCTGGTGTATGGTATGAGCAGGACCTGGCGCGTCTGGTCCGGGCAGGTATTGTAGGCGGACGCACTGCTGAACACTTCGATCCGAGTGCGAACATCAGCCGCCAGGAGATTGTGACTATGCTAATGCGTGCCTATGTACTGGAGCATGGAGCGCTTCAGTCATCAGCCCCGGCAACATTCACCGATTCCGGTGAGGTAGCAGCCTGGGCGGCAGACAGCGTGAATGCTGCGTCATCACTGGGTCTGGTGAATGGCCGCACGGACGGAAATTTTGTGCCCGGTGGCTTGGCGACCCGTGCCGAGGCTGCGCAGTTCATCTTGAATTACATCCGGTAGATTATATAGTCCCACCCCGGTCTGCCCAAGGAGCCCTTTGCTCCATGGGCAGACTGTCTTTGCTTAGCGGAGGAATGCAAGCTTTTACCAGCCACAGGCAGGAAGCACCTCATGCTATACTTTATTCATAATGACAAGCAGCGAGGCTTAGGCTTCCCCCCTGCTGTAGGAGGTTGCTGATGTTTCCGGGGAAATTGTACAGAAAGTATCTGAAGAATAATCTGTTTATGAAAATCATCCTGCTCTTCTCAGTCATTGCCGTGGTCACCATTATCACCTTCTCTTACCTGATGTTCTTGCTCATGTCTCAGGCCGTAGTGCAGCGGCAGATGGAGATTCAGAAACGTACCGTGGAGAGCATCAACAGCTATATTGAGCAAAAATATGACTCTGTACAGTCTATGATGCGGGACGTGTACCGGGACACGGAGCTGACTGCTAATACGTCGTATTTGCTGGAGCACCCGTATGAAGATTACGTGAGGTACCGGCTGGACCGGTATTTCAACGAAAGTAATGCTACGACGGATACCGTGCAGTTTTTTCGCAATCAAGTTGAAGATGATTCTGATATCCGCAGTTTAATGCTCTACAGTGCAGCTGAGCAGCAGTTGTATGTCTATAACGACCAAGGCAAATTTCAGATTATTTCCACTAATGCAGCCCATTCTTTTGTACCGGATGCGCTGTATCTGGAGGAGGAAGGCAGTGTCACCGCTCCAAACACTTGGGTCAGTCAGGCGATCTCATCTCCGGAGGGGCCGATGTTTACGGTTCGTACCCCGGTCAATAACAAGATATCACTGCGCAACATTGGTCAGCTTCTAGTCTATTTTGATGCCAGCGAGGTCTGGGGGAGTATGGGCAATTATAAGGATGACTTCAAGGGAAAGATTCTGGTGCTGGCAGCGGATGGGGATGTGTTATTTGATACCTCGGGCACTTATTATGGAAAGCGCTATCCTTATCCCGAGCAGATGAATTCCGCCTATACAGATGGTGAAGAAGTTGGCGGGATGATCATTACTAAGCAGACTCATACCCAAGGCGGATTTACTGTGTTGAGTGCTGTGCCTAAGCAGGAATTAGCCGCCACCTATAGGGGATTGCGGAACATGATCTTCATTATCTGCTTGATCTGCCTGTTGTTTGCGATTATTACGCCCACTTTATTTATCAATAATTTTGCCAGACGGA
It contains:
- a CDS encoding S-layer homology domain-containing protein is translated as MNRLFKQAVSMTLAFVMVLGLTFTGMPAFAEDSNEDAGLLQLQTLEPITLLAGNSTWKYLDNGTDQGSVWRSVYDDSTWASGQAPLGYKDSGAGVSSKQFGALNTNISYGSDKKKKYRTSYFRTNVTVNKEEITKSDKVLGNFAFDDGVVLYLNGAEIYREAMPAGEIDYQTLSTTNGSDPNEYTKVDLTEIVKANLKDGSNELSAEVHQTGDTSSDLYWDMSLIAYPVVETVEPGVGKPDSIAITFNGNPQTSMGFNWYAPESVTGTKLEVVEASKLENGQFPAAGAQLYEGTSVTTSVYMTKADKSAKKPLVLTSHKVIADHLQPGTEYAYRAGDGQADNWSDVGTFKTERSSNQAFKFLYTTDSQGTTEEDFDIWNHTLQEGLAKFPESEFILNSGDLVDNGDIEEQWGWFFNKPKDILANIPLVPLVGNHESKNYSNYSSHFNLPNVSNTGAKPDGSVYSFDYGSAHFMVINTEYYGASSNLENNEIYNKQVEWLRSEAAKSNQKWKVVLLHKSPYSVANHTNDTDVLFYRAQLTKVFDELGIDMVIGGHDHTFARSYQMYNNKPLTDIVPDSNGVVTDPKGTLYLITNAAGNKKYNVASGTFPFAAKYGQPGKEMFTGMTVTNDELSYEAYTTTTGGSTDLYDNYSIHKSEVAVKPVQNAKATAADGGKITLTWDAPASGAPVSGYRIYEQNDLVSANWMVSVPNEEGKTSYTYTVENTNPNQTYQFVIKAVSERTNSEAAIASTDSIKKVTVTFNGDPVSAKGFTWYTALKSTGNDLQVVENTGVTPDFAKAAEFTGRSAVSRNSKDELVHKAEASGLKADTKYYFRVGDKALGLWSAVGTFETAAKTGAFTFIDLADTQAKTEDEAILSGETMAKALTTFPNAEFVAINGDIVDTGTNESQWNWLLGHSQDTLLNTTIVPVAGNHEDKANAFYEHYNIKEAPGSATETGAYYSYDYSNAHFVVLNTNENSDEFANFSQAQLDWMKADVKAAKAAGAKWIIVAMHKGPYTTSNHATDKDIMGTNGERAKVAPMMAELGIDLVLQGHDHIYARTKPIKADGTAADTVKIKESFNGQTVEYTVNPDGTIYLIPATAGAKVYYKNMKPELGDAYYNLFEVANENTAAKYGPDPSDATRPKRGQVQTFVGITVDAGKLTAVSYEIDQNINDAKPYVLEEFGILKEADPEVNPTPEPTTTPTTEPTTAPTTEPTTAPTTEPTTAPTTAPTAAPTTGSSTGPVATTKPTATPTPTVAPTATPAPTTVPTPSATPVVKPSLTDTGSHWAAAAIEKAVAGGFVSGYPDNTFRPNQKVNRVEFITMLARALQLPDSGNTSSFKDSAKIPAWAKSFVAQAVALQIISGYDDGTFRPTQELTRTELAVMVVRALGITVDPKATLTFNDAKDVPAWAVPYIAAAADAGIVNGIGQNRFAPNQVASRAEAVTIILNLLEKQGK
- a CDS encoding endo-beta-N-acetylglucosaminidase — its product is MNLHTGKKARRKLTSAVLAAALLVSGLPLTAYAGDTWPFTGDSAPGANQPNVHGYTSSHIANWSPATDPDAELLRSRVPLQKRNAPFAATQANPALSADTQMINVAGDYGNAFIENAPYTNKFAQYHFNFWQYIDYYSYWHGTATAYTPPEYYGELAQKDWQQKWFEFGMLNIPNPTYTDAAHKNGVLSLAGIFFSNNDRGQQTYKQMIVKDENGNFPVADKLIEMAGYFGFDGYFVNQEEMNPNVATQDIPDYIAFMKVLQEGGLYVQWYDSLNTNTGANAFARTINDTNISFLVDKSTKEPVSNSFFFDYGAGNTQITNAANYLSNLNASLGTSYNLFDVGFAGLEAGRDRFKSVNGTALMNKLDSNGLPRLSLATLGADFVHAGLDEDMNLSYPVSHRSENDYQWMTKLREQLWWSGPNVDPKNTVKSATNTVSDVYADNRYWPGISSVIAERSVIKDKNFYTNFNTGQGLSYSVNGEVSNPDEWSNMSLQDIPVTWQWWQDTAGNKLTVDFDYGPEYNLAGTNRYNYEQIGAYNGGSSLVVNGNLNAKNFLRLYKTELEVNGNSKLSISFNKPSATDASAMAVGLILADDPNTVVEVAIPNSGQHSEGWVTKELDLSAYAGHNIAALGLVFDPGQGTASTYQMNVGQLRVYDGSAVKPAAPAELAVAEAFTDTGEMVVKWKLDPDYTKIKQYNVYVNDVFMGGKYDEVFYLKHLPVKSGTLKVVAVGADGVEGEAASLAFDLDAAVSGVKVDSSADGELTVNWTNSAQASGDITVRVQSLNWITTSEPVSQQVVVPAGASTALFTGMPVNGDDYIVTVTAGNTDPVSVSGRFIDTVAEPYAEEWSWTDGKLNLPMPNTRDWRYMYVYEDGNPKSFATTYSSGNKPMIIRGRTTKASLSFTSTAKVVHVVMEDYAGNRSKPVYLKGSYPVLFDANGGEPANTVAEAVYGTLLLEPTGIAREGYDLEGWYVGEGEGARRWNFAEDLITGELNLQAKWALQAPKVQIVGEGSFRENTSATLTAVATGAGQLTYAWYADTGSGYGDALGMSATYTIPALTTGMDGNKYKVIVINESGDSSEAEYTLNVTPAEAPWEAPDFITDLPSALDVIAGEEVKLFVQIRGDVESVRWETKAATAEEWTVAESVTSAVYAFTASEADSGTQFRVALTGKEGTEPSTRTGNELTVTVHPAPDAPIITAYSVDKNPAAVGDKVSFAVVASAVYGELSYQWLKNGQAVEGAVERDYTIASAKETDSGEYTAVVTNTKILNGRPYTAVQKSGIIDLEVHNTPVSTPQPTSAPGTGTGTGGTTPAATATPLPSPTSATLTVPASALSTSTENGKVTVNVPAGVTAIELPVNAGELLGIRQLELAASGTTLGIAPELLVQLKALLNEAQASGSKIQVKLSPETLNMSTLKAERGVVLRGTGMTFDLSIIAGNGTSNRLPSFSKPVTIQWSAANTDYNTNLLGLYAIAEGGSLTYLGGVYANGFLLGEFSGTGRLAVLEYNKSFADVPSTHWAADTIRQLAAKHLIQGTSENGFEPARSITRAEFVKLLAGVLGLQAQAELKFSDVPSGVWYEQDLARLVRAGIVGGRTAEHFDPSANISRQEIVTMLMRAYVLEHGALQSSAPATFTDSGEVAAWAADSVNAASSLGLVNGRTDGNFVPGGLATRAEAAQFILNYIR
- a CDS encoding DUF4023 domain-containing protein, with translation MDDTQAFVDKVHDTQKKAEKNKQNHGKGTPSQKLPNKQHSK